From the genome of Pelobates fuscus isolate aPelFus1 chromosome 6, aPelFus1.pri, whole genome shotgun sequence, one region includes:
- the PCDH7 gene encoding protocadherin-7 isoform X3 yields the protein MRTAWGLCMFLLRMSLTLAASKQLLKYRLAEEGPADIRIGNVASEIGIATGSGDVTFSLESGSDFFKIDNMTGELSTTERRIDREKLPQCQMIFDENECFIDFEVSVIGPSQSWVELFEGRVVILDINDNTPTFPSPVLTLTVEENRPVGTLYLLPTATDRDFGRNGIERYELIQDAGESLFGSGRRGGSIGSGGRMEAGESALYPGKRRMESDGRSSVFELQVADTSDGEKQPQLIVKGALDREQRDSYELTLRVRDGGEPPRSSQSILRVLITDVNDNSPRFEKSVYEADLAENSAPGTPILQLKATDYDVGVNGQIEYVFGAATESVRRLLRLDENSGWLSVLHRIDREEVNQLRFTVMARDRGQPPKTDKATVILNIKDENDNVPIIDIRKIGRIPVKDGMANVAEDVLVDTPIALVQVSDRDQGENGVVTCTVVGDVPFQLKPASDSEGDQNKKKYFLHTSAPLDYENIKEYNVTIVAVDSGSPSLSSSNSLIVKVGDTNDNSPTFSQAIVEVAFPENNVPGERVATVLASDADSGKNAEIAYSLDPSMAGIFSIHPDTGDITVNIILDREQTDRYEFKVVAVDKGIPVLQGTATVVVQVADKNDNDPKFMQDVFNFYVKENLQPNSPVGMVTVMDADKGRNAEMSLFIEEDGDIFSIENDTGTIYSTRSFDREYQSLYIFKVKAVDGGDPPKSATATVSLFVMDENDNAPTVSLPLNSSYTLLPPSSSVRTIVTTVVATDTDTGVNSELNYSIVGGNPFKLFEINPTSGVVSLVGKLASNHYGLHRLVVGVNDSGQPSQSTTALVHVFVNETVSNASVVDSQISRSLHTPLSQNIAGDPSYEMSKQRLSIVIGVVAGIMTVILIILVVVMARYCRAKNKNGYEAGKKDHEDFFTPQQHDKSKKPKKDKKNKKSKQPLYSSIVTVEASKPNGQRYDSVNEKLSESPSMGRYRTVNGGPGSPDLARHYKSSSPLPTVQLHPQSPTAGKKHQAVQDLPPANTFVGAGDNISIGSDHCSEYSCQTNNKYSKQVTAHSSCDPHLRS from the coding sequence ATGAGGACTGCTTGGGGTTTGTGCATGTTCCTGCTGAGGATGTCTCTGACTCTAGCAGCCTCCAAACAGCTGCTCAAATACCGGCTGGCTGAGGAAGGTCCAGCCGATATCCGGATTGGGAATGTGGCTTCTGAGATCGGAATAGCGACGGGCTCCGGGGACGTGACCTTCAGCCTGGAGTCTGGATCTGACTTCTTCAAGATAGACAACATGACCGGGGAGCTGAGCACCACCGAGCGCCGGATAGACCGAGAGAAGCTTCCGCAGTGCCAGATGATCTTCGACGAGAACGAGTGCTTCATAGACTTCGAGGTGTCCGTGATCGGACCTTCTCAGAGCTGGGTGGAGCTGTTCGAGGGCAGGGTGGTCATCCTGGACATCAACGATAACACCCCGACCTTCCCGTCCCCCGTGCTCACCCTGACGGTGGAGGAGAACCGGCCGGTGGGGACCTTGTATCTCCTGCCCACTGCCACAGACAGAGACTTCGGTAGGAATGGGATAGAACGTTACGAACTCATCCAGGACGCCGGGGAGAGCCTGTTCGGCTCCGGCAGGCGTGGAGGGAGCATCGGCTCCGGAGGACGCATGGAGGCCGGGGAGAGCGCCCTCTACCCGGGCAAGAGGAGGATGGAGTCGGACGGCAGGAGCAGCGTGTTCGAGTTGCAGGTTGCCGACACATCGGACGGGGAAAAGCAGCCACAGCTCATTGTGAAGGGGGCCCTGGATCGGGAGCAGCGAGACTCCTACGAATTGACCCTGCGGGTAAGGGACGGTGGGGAGCCACCTCGATCTTCACAGTCCATCCTCAGGGTGCTCATCACCGATGTTAATGATAACAGCCCCAGGTTCGAGAAAAGTGTGTATGAGGCGGACTTGGCTGAAAACAGCGCCCCCGGTACCCCCATCCTACAGCTGAAAGCCACTGACTATGATGTAGGGGTAAATGGGCAGATTGAGTACGTGTTTGGAGCTGCCACCGAGTCAGTGAGGAGGCTGCTCAGGCTGGATGAGAACTCGGGTTGGCTCAGCGTCCTGCACAGGATAGACCGAGAAGAAGTCAACCAGCTCAGGTTCACTGTGATGGCAAGGGACAGGGGACAACCCCCAAAGACAGACAAGGCCACCGTGATCCTCAACATCAAGGATGAAAACGACAATGTTCCCATCATAGACATAAGGAAGATAGGCAGGATCCCAGTGAAAGATGGCATGGCCAATGTGGCAGAAGATGTTTTAGTTGACACCCCCATAGCCCTTGTCCAGGTGTCAGACAGGGATCAGGGTGAAAATGGTGTGGTCACTTGCACTGTGGTTGGAGATGTGCCATTCCAACTCAAACCtgctagtgacagtgagggggatCAGAACAAGAAAAAGTATTTCCTCCACACCTCTGCCCCACTGGACTATGAAAACATAAAGGAATACAATGTTACTATTGTAGCTGTGGATTCAGGAAGCCCCAGTTTGTCCAGCAGCAATTCCCTCATCGTGAAAGTGGGAGACACCAACGACAACTCACCAACTTTTAGCCAAGCTATAGTGGAAGTAGCCTTCCCTGAAAACAATGTGCCTGGGGAAAGAGTTGCCACAGTGTTGGCCAGTGATGCTGACAGCGGTAAAAATGCAGAAATTGCCTATTCTCTGGACCCTTCAATGGCTGGAATCTTCTCAATTCATCCAGACACTGGGGATATAACGGTAAATATCATTCTAGACAGAGAACAGACTGACAGATACGAGTTCAAAGTTGTTGCTGTTGACAAAGGTATTCCTGTTCTTCAGGGGACTGCTACTGTGGTGGTACAAGTGGCTGACAAAAATGACAATGACCCCAAGTTTATGCAGGATGTGTTCAACTTTTATGTGAAGGAAAACTTGCAGCCCAACAGCCCTGTTGGGATGGTGACAGTGATGGATGCTGACAAAGGAAGGAATGCAGAGATGAGTTTATTCATTGAAGAGGATGGTGATATTTTTTCTATTGAAAATGACACGGGCACCATTTACTCAACAAGGTCCTTTGACAGGGAATATCAAAGCTTGTACATCTTTAAAGTCAAAGCTGTGGATGGTGGGGATCCTCCAAAGTCTGCTACAGCCACTGTGTCCCTTTTTGTCATGGATGAGAATGACAACGCTCCTACAGTTTCTTTGCCTCTCAATAGTTCCTACACCTTGCTGCCACCTTCAAGTAGTGTTAGGACTATCGTCACCACTGTGGTGGCCACCGATACTGACACTGGTGTCAATTCTGAACTGAACTACAGCATAGTGGGAGGAAATCCCTTTAAACTCTTTGAAATCAATCCCACGAGTGGAGTGGTGTCTCTGGTTGGAAAGCTAGCGTCAAATCACTATGGTCTGCACAGGTTAGTGGTAGGAGTCAATGACAGTGGGCAACCCTCCCAGTCTACAACAGCTCTGGTCCACGTGTTTGTCAATGAAACTGTCTCCAATGCCTCTGTTGTCGATTCCCAAATCTCCAGAAGTTTGCACACCCCATTAAGTCAGAACATAGCCGGTGATCCGAGCTATGAAATGAGCAAGCAGAGGCTTAGCATAGTTATTGGCGTGGTGGCTGGAATTATGACTGTCATTCTTATCATACTAGTGGTGGTCATGGCCAGGTACTGTAGAGCCAAAAACAAAAATGGTTATGAAGCTGGTAAAAAAGACCACGAGGACTTTTTCACTCCCCAACAGCATGACAAGTCTAAGAAACCCaaaaaagacaagaaaaataaaaaatcaaaacagcCATTGTACAGCAGCATAGTGACAGTGGAAGCCTCAAAGCCAAACGGGCAGAGATATGACAGTGTGAATGAAAAGTTATCTGAGAGCCCTAGCATGGGAAGATACAGAACTGTGAATGGAGGTCCTGGGAGCCCAGACCTTGCCAGGCATTACAAATCTAGCTCCCCTCTACCCACTGTGCAGCTTCACCCTCAATCACCAACTGCTGGGAAGAAACACCAGGCTGTGCAAGACTTACCACCAGCCAATACTTTTGTAGGAGCAGGAGACAATATCTCAATTGGATCAGATCATTGTTCTGAGTACAGCTGTCAGACCAATAACAAGTACAGCAAACAG
- the PCDH7 gene encoding protocadherin-7 isoform X4 gives MRTAWGLCMFLLRMSLTLAASKQLLKYRLAEEGPADIRIGNVASEIGIATGSGDVTFSLESGSDFFKIDNMTGELSTTERRIDREKLPQCQMIFDENECFIDFEVSVIGPSQSWVELFEGRVVILDINDNTPTFPSPVLTLTVEENRPVGTLYLLPTATDRDFGRNGIERYELIQDAGESLFGSGRRGGSIGSGGRMEAGESALYPGKRRMESDGRSSVFELQVADTSDGEKQPQLIVKGALDREQRDSYELTLRVRDGGEPPRSSQSILRVLITDVNDNSPRFEKSVYEADLAENSAPGTPILQLKATDYDVGVNGQIEYVFGAATESVRRLLRLDENSGWLSVLHRIDREEVNQLRFTVMARDRGQPPKTDKATVILNIKDENDNVPIIDIRKIGRIPVKDGMANVAEDVLVDTPIALVQVSDRDQGENGVVTCTVVGDVPFQLKPASDSEGDQNKKKYFLHTSAPLDYENIKEYNVTIVAVDSGSPSLSSSNSLIVKVGDTNDNSPTFSQAIVEVAFPENNVPGERVATVLASDADSGKNAEIAYSLDPSMAGIFSIHPDTGDITVNIILDREQTDRYEFKVVAVDKGIPVLQGTATVVVQVADKNDNDPKFMQDVFNFYVKENLQPNSPVGMVTVMDADKGRNAEMSLFIEEDGDIFSIENDTGTIYSTRSFDREYQSLYIFKVKAVDGGDPPKSATATVSLFVMDENDNAPTVSLPLNSSYTLLPPSSSVRTIVTTVVATDTDTGVNSELNYSIVGGNPFKLFEINPTSGVVSLVGKLASNHYGLHRLVVGVNDSGQPSQSTTALVHVFVNETVSNASVVDSQISRSLHTPLSQNIAGDPSYEMSKQRLSIVIGVVAGIMTVILIILVVVMARYCRAKNKNGYEAGKKDHEDFFTPQQHDKSKKPKKDKKNKKSKQPLYSSIVTVEASKPNGQRYDSVNEKLSESPSMGRYRTVNGGPGSPDLARHYKSSSPLPTVQLHPQSPTAGKKHQAVQDLPPANTFVGAGDNISIGSDHCSEYSCQTNNKYSKQIQDLCQM, from the coding sequence ATGAGGACTGCTTGGGGTTTGTGCATGTTCCTGCTGAGGATGTCTCTGACTCTAGCAGCCTCCAAACAGCTGCTCAAATACCGGCTGGCTGAGGAAGGTCCAGCCGATATCCGGATTGGGAATGTGGCTTCTGAGATCGGAATAGCGACGGGCTCCGGGGACGTGACCTTCAGCCTGGAGTCTGGATCTGACTTCTTCAAGATAGACAACATGACCGGGGAGCTGAGCACCACCGAGCGCCGGATAGACCGAGAGAAGCTTCCGCAGTGCCAGATGATCTTCGACGAGAACGAGTGCTTCATAGACTTCGAGGTGTCCGTGATCGGACCTTCTCAGAGCTGGGTGGAGCTGTTCGAGGGCAGGGTGGTCATCCTGGACATCAACGATAACACCCCGACCTTCCCGTCCCCCGTGCTCACCCTGACGGTGGAGGAGAACCGGCCGGTGGGGACCTTGTATCTCCTGCCCACTGCCACAGACAGAGACTTCGGTAGGAATGGGATAGAACGTTACGAACTCATCCAGGACGCCGGGGAGAGCCTGTTCGGCTCCGGCAGGCGTGGAGGGAGCATCGGCTCCGGAGGACGCATGGAGGCCGGGGAGAGCGCCCTCTACCCGGGCAAGAGGAGGATGGAGTCGGACGGCAGGAGCAGCGTGTTCGAGTTGCAGGTTGCCGACACATCGGACGGGGAAAAGCAGCCACAGCTCATTGTGAAGGGGGCCCTGGATCGGGAGCAGCGAGACTCCTACGAATTGACCCTGCGGGTAAGGGACGGTGGGGAGCCACCTCGATCTTCACAGTCCATCCTCAGGGTGCTCATCACCGATGTTAATGATAACAGCCCCAGGTTCGAGAAAAGTGTGTATGAGGCGGACTTGGCTGAAAACAGCGCCCCCGGTACCCCCATCCTACAGCTGAAAGCCACTGACTATGATGTAGGGGTAAATGGGCAGATTGAGTACGTGTTTGGAGCTGCCACCGAGTCAGTGAGGAGGCTGCTCAGGCTGGATGAGAACTCGGGTTGGCTCAGCGTCCTGCACAGGATAGACCGAGAAGAAGTCAACCAGCTCAGGTTCACTGTGATGGCAAGGGACAGGGGACAACCCCCAAAGACAGACAAGGCCACCGTGATCCTCAACATCAAGGATGAAAACGACAATGTTCCCATCATAGACATAAGGAAGATAGGCAGGATCCCAGTGAAAGATGGCATGGCCAATGTGGCAGAAGATGTTTTAGTTGACACCCCCATAGCCCTTGTCCAGGTGTCAGACAGGGATCAGGGTGAAAATGGTGTGGTCACTTGCACTGTGGTTGGAGATGTGCCATTCCAACTCAAACCtgctagtgacagtgagggggatCAGAACAAGAAAAAGTATTTCCTCCACACCTCTGCCCCACTGGACTATGAAAACATAAAGGAATACAATGTTACTATTGTAGCTGTGGATTCAGGAAGCCCCAGTTTGTCCAGCAGCAATTCCCTCATCGTGAAAGTGGGAGACACCAACGACAACTCACCAACTTTTAGCCAAGCTATAGTGGAAGTAGCCTTCCCTGAAAACAATGTGCCTGGGGAAAGAGTTGCCACAGTGTTGGCCAGTGATGCTGACAGCGGTAAAAATGCAGAAATTGCCTATTCTCTGGACCCTTCAATGGCTGGAATCTTCTCAATTCATCCAGACACTGGGGATATAACGGTAAATATCATTCTAGACAGAGAACAGACTGACAGATACGAGTTCAAAGTTGTTGCTGTTGACAAAGGTATTCCTGTTCTTCAGGGGACTGCTACTGTGGTGGTACAAGTGGCTGACAAAAATGACAATGACCCCAAGTTTATGCAGGATGTGTTCAACTTTTATGTGAAGGAAAACTTGCAGCCCAACAGCCCTGTTGGGATGGTGACAGTGATGGATGCTGACAAAGGAAGGAATGCAGAGATGAGTTTATTCATTGAAGAGGATGGTGATATTTTTTCTATTGAAAATGACACGGGCACCATTTACTCAACAAGGTCCTTTGACAGGGAATATCAAAGCTTGTACATCTTTAAAGTCAAAGCTGTGGATGGTGGGGATCCTCCAAAGTCTGCTACAGCCACTGTGTCCCTTTTTGTCATGGATGAGAATGACAACGCTCCTACAGTTTCTTTGCCTCTCAATAGTTCCTACACCTTGCTGCCACCTTCAAGTAGTGTTAGGACTATCGTCACCACTGTGGTGGCCACCGATACTGACACTGGTGTCAATTCTGAACTGAACTACAGCATAGTGGGAGGAAATCCCTTTAAACTCTTTGAAATCAATCCCACGAGTGGAGTGGTGTCTCTGGTTGGAAAGCTAGCGTCAAATCACTATGGTCTGCACAGGTTAGTGGTAGGAGTCAATGACAGTGGGCAACCCTCCCAGTCTACAACAGCTCTGGTCCACGTGTTTGTCAATGAAACTGTCTCCAATGCCTCTGTTGTCGATTCCCAAATCTCCAGAAGTTTGCACACCCCATTAAGTCAGAACATAGCCGGTGATCCGAGCTATGAAATGAGCAAGCAGAGGCTTAGCATAGTTATTGGCGTGGTGGCTGGAATTATGACTGTCATTCTTATCATACTAGTGGTGGTCATGGCCAGGTACTGTAGAGCCAAAAACAAAAATGGTTATGAAGCTGGTAAAAAAGACCACGAGGACTTTTTCACTCCCCAACAGCATGACAAGTCTAAGAAACCCaaaaaagacaagaaaaataaaaaatcaaaacagcCATTGTACAGCAGCATAGTGACAGTGGAAGCCTCAAAGCCAAACGGGCAGAGATATGACAGTGTGAATGAAAAGTTATCTGAGAGCCCTAGCATGGGAAGATACAGAACTGTGAATGGAGGTCCTGGGAGCCCAGACCTTGCCAGGCATTACAAATCTAGCTCCCCTCTACCCACTGTGCAGCTTCACCCTCAATCACCAACTGCTGGGAAGAAACACCAGGCTGTGCAAGACTTACCACCAGCCAATACTTTTGTAGGAGCAGGAGACAATATCTCAATTGGATCAGATCATTGTTCTGAGTACAGCTGTCAGACCAATAACAAGTACAGCAAACAG
- the PCDH7 gene encoding protocadherin-7 isoform X5 gives MRTAWGLCMFLLRMSLTLAASKQLLKYRLAEEGPADIRIGNVASEIGIATGSGDVTFSLESGSDFFKIDNMTGELSTTERRIDREKLPQCQMIFDENECFIDFEVSVIGPSQSWVELFEGRVVILDINDNTPTFPSPVLTLTVEENRPVGTLYLLPTATDRDFGRNGIERYELIQDAGESLFGSGRRGGSIGSGGRMEAGESALYPGKRRMESDGRSSVFELQVADTSDGEKQPQLIVKGALDREQRDSYELTLRVRDGGEPPRSSQSILRVLITDVNDNSPRFEKSVYEADLAENSAPGTPILQLKATDYDVGVNGQIEYVFGAATESVRRLLRLDENSGWLSVLHRIDREEVNQLRFTVMARDRGQPPKTDKATVILNIKDENDNVPIIDIRKIGRIPVKDGMANVAEDVLVDTPIALVQVSDRDQGENGVVTCTVVGDVPFQLKPASDSEGDQNKKKYFLHTSAPLDYENIKEYNVTIVAVDSGSPSLSSSNSLIVKVGDTNDNSPTFSQAIVEVAFPENNVPGERVATVLASDADSGKNAEIAYSLDPSMAGIFSIHPDTGDITVNIILDREQTDRYEFKVVAVDKGIPVLQGTATVVVQVADKNDNDPKFMQDVFNFYVKENLQPNSPVGMVTVMDADKGRNAEMSLFIEEDGDIFSIENDTGTIYSTRSFDREYQSLYIFKVKAVDGGDPPKSATATVSLFVMDENDNAPTVSLPLNSSYTLLPPSSSVRTIVTTVVATDTDTGVNSELNYSIVGGNPFKLFEINPTSGVVSLVGKLASNHYGLHRLVVGVNDSGQPSQSTTALVHVFVNETVSNASVVDSQISRSLHTPLSQNIAGDPSYEMSKQRLSIVIGVVAGIMTVILIILVVVMARYCRAKNKNGYEAGKKDHEDFFTPQQHDKSKKPKKDKKNKKSKQPLYSSIVTVEASKPNGQRYDSVNEKLSESPSMGRYRTVNGGPGSPDLARHYKSSSPLPTVQLHPQSPTAGKKHQAVQDLPPANTFVGAGDNISIGSDHCSEYSCQTNNKYSKQSHFLF, from the coding sequence ATGAGGACTGCTTGGGGTTTGTGCATGTTCCTGCTGAGGATGTCTCTGACTCTAGCAGCCTCCAAACAGCTGCTCAAATACCGGCTGGCTGAGGAAGGTCCAGCCGATATCCGGATTGGGAATGTGGCTTCTGAGATCGGAATAGCGACGGGCTCCGGGGACGTGACCTTCAGCCTGGAGTCTGGATCTGACTTCTTCAAGATAGACAACATGACCGGGGAGCTGAGCACCACCGAGCGCCGGATAGACCGAGAGAAGCTTCCGCAGTGCCAGATGATCTTCGACGAGAACGAGTGCTTCATAGACTTCGAGGTGTCCGTGATCGGACCTTCTCAGAGCTGGGTGGAGCTGTTCGAGGGCAGGGTGGTCATCCTGGACATCAACGATAACACCCCGACCTTCCCGTCCCCCGTGCTCACCCTGACGGTGGAGGAGAACCGGCCGGTGGGGACCTTGTATCTCCTGCCCACTGCCACAGACAGAGACTTCGGTAGGAATGGGATAGAACGTTACGAACTCATCCAGGACGCCGGGGAGAGCCTGTTCGGCTCCGGCAGGCGTGGAGGGAGCATCGGCTCCGGAGGACGCATGGAGGCCGGGGAGAGCGCCCTCTACCCGGGCAAGAGGAGGATGGAGTCGGACGGCAGGAGCAGCGTGTTCGAGTTGCAGGTTGCCGACACATCGGACGGGGAAAAGCAGCCACAGCTCATTGTGAAGGGGGCCCTGGATCGGGAGCAGCGAGACTCCTACGAATTGACCCTGCGGGTAAGGGACGGTGGGGAGCCACCTCGATCTTCACAGTCCATCCTCAGGGTGCTCATCACCGATGTTAATGATAACAGCCCCAGGTTCGAGAAAAGTGTGTATGAGGCGGACTTGGCTGAAAACAGCGCCCCCGGTACCCCCATCCTACAGCTGAAAGCCACTGACTATGATGTAGGGGTAAATGGGCAGATTGAGTACGTGTTTGGAGCTGCCACCGAGTCAGTGAGGAGGCTGCTCAGGCTGGATGAGAACTCGGGTTGGCTCAGCGTCCTGCACAGGATAGACCGAGAAGAAGTCAACCAGCTCAGGTTCACTGTGATGGCAAGGGACAGGGGACAACCCCCAAAGACAGACAAGGCCACCGTGATCCTCAACATCAAGGATGAAAACGACAATGTTCCCATCATAGACATAAGGAAGATAGGCAGGATCCCAGTGAAAGATGGCATGGCCAATGTGGCAGAAGATGTTTTAGTTGACACCCCCATAGCCCTTGTCCAGGTGTCAGACAGGGATCAGGGTGAAAATGGTGTGGTCACTTGCACTGTGGTTGGAGATGTGCCATTCCAACTCAAACCtgctagtgacagtgagggggatCAGAACAAGAAAAAGTATTTCCTCCACACCTCTGCCCCACTGGACTATGAAAACATAAAGGAATACAATGTTACTATTGTAGCTGTGGATTCAGGAAGCCCCAGTTTGTCCAGCAGCAATTCCCTCATCGTGAAAGTGGGAGACACCAACGACAACTCACCAACTTTTAGCCAAGCTATAGTGGAAGTAGCCTTCCCTGAAAACAATGTGCCTGGGGAAAGAGTTGCCACAGTGTTGGCCAGTGATGCTGACAGCGGTAAAAATGCAGAAATTGCCTATTCTCTGGACCCTTCAATGGCTGGAATCTTCTCAATTCATCCAGACACTGGGGATATAACGGTAAATATCATTCTAGACAGAGAACAGACTGACAGATACGAGTTCAAAGTTGTTGCTGTTGACAAAGGTATTCCTGTTCTTCAGGGGACTGCTACTGTGGTGGTACAAGTGGCTGACAAAAATGACAATGACCCCAAGTTTATGCAGGATGTGTTCAACTTTTATGTGAAGGAAAACTTGCAGCCCAACAGCCCTGTTGGGATGGTGACAGTGATGGATGCTGACAAAGGAAGGAATGCAGAGATGAGTTTATTCATTGAAGAGGATGGTGATATTTTTTCTATTGAAAATGACACGGGCACCATTTACTCAACAAGGTCCTTTGACAGGGAATATCAAAGCTTGTACATCTTTAAAGTCAAAGCTGTGGATGGTGGGGATCCTCCAAAGTCTGCTACAGCCACTGTGTCCCTTTTTGTCATGGATGAGAATGACAACGCTCCTACAGTTTCTTTGCCTCTCAATAGTTCCTACACCTTGCTGCCACCTTCAAGTAGTGTTAGGACTATCGTCACCACTGTGGTGGCCACCGATACTGACACTGGTGTCAATTCTGAACTGAACTACAGCATAGTGGGAGGAAATCCCTTTAAACTCTTTGAAATCAATCCCACGAGTGGAGTGGTGTCTCTGGTTGGAAAGCTAGCGTCAAATCACTATGGTCTGCACAGGTTAGTGGTAGGAGTCAATGACAGTGGGCAACCCTCCCAGTCTACAACAGCTCTGGTCCACGTGTTTGTCAATGAAACTGTCTCCAATGCCTCTGTTGTCGATTCCCAAATCTCCAGAAGTTTGCACACCCCATTAAGTCAGAACATAGCCGGTGATCCGAGCTATGAAATGAGCAAGCAGAGGCTTAGCATAGTTATTGGCGTGGTGGCTGGAATTATGACTGTCATTCTTATCATACTAGTGGTGGTCATGGCCAGGTACTGTAGAGCCAAAAACAAAAATGGTTATGAAGCTGGTAAAAAAGACCACGAGGACTTTTTCACTCCCCAACAGCATGACAAGTCTAAGAAACCCaaaaaagacaagaaaaataaaaaatcaaaacagcCATTGTACAGCAGCATAGTGACAGTGGAAGCCTCAAAGCCAAACGGGCAGAGATATGACAGTGTGAATGAAAAGTTATCTGAGAGCCCTAGCATGGGAAGATACAGAACTGTGAATGGAGGTCCTGGGAGCCCAGACCTTGCCAGGCATTACAAATCTAGCTCCCCTCTACCCACTGTGCAGCTTCACCCTCAATCACCAACTGCTGGGAAGAAACACCAGGCTGTGCAAGACTTACCACCAGCCAATACTTTTGTAGGAGCAGGAGACAATATCTCAATTGGATCAGATCATTGTTCTGAGTACAGCTGTCAGACCAATAACAAGTACAGCAAACAG